A genomic region of [Eubacterium] eligens ATCC 27750 contains the following coding sequences:
- the uvrA gene encoding excinuclease ABC subunit UvrA, translating to MADSKLKKEIERGSYKNCIRIKGAREHNLKGIDVDIPRDKLVVLTGLSGSGKSSLAFDTIYAEGQRRYMESLSSYARQFLGQMEKPDVDSIEGLSPAISIDQKSTNRNPRSTVGTVTEIYDYFRLLYARIGIPHCPKCGREINKQTVDQMVDVIMALPERTKIQILAPVVRGRKGEHVKLFEQAKKSGFVRVIADGSMYELTDEIKLDKNKKHNIEIVVDRLSVRDGIQKRLTDSIETALKLAEGLMTVDVIDGETLNFSQSFSCPDCGISIDEVEPRSFSFNNPFGACPDCFGLGYTMKFDAELLIPDESLSIDEGAIVGMGWQSSKDEGSFSRAVLDALAEEYGFSLKTPFKDYPDDIKDIIINGTKGHSVKVKYKGQRGEGVYDVAFEGLIKNMERRYRETYSDNTKQQYEEFMRIRPCSACHGQRLKPSSLAVTIADKNIYEITNMSIIKLQEFLENMKLSERQLFIGAEILKEIKARIKFLVDVGLDYLALSRATGTLSGGEAQRIRLATQIGSGLVGVAYILDEPSIGLHQRDNDKLLGTLTHLRDLGNSVIVVEHDEDTMFAADYIVDIGPGAGRNGGEVVATGTAADIMACKDSLTGAYLSGRIKIPVPAERRKPAGWIKVRGARENNLKNIDVDIPLGVVTCVTGVSGSGKSSLVNEILYKHLAKSLNRARCIAGDHDGIDGIEQLDKVINIDQSPIGRTPRSNPATYTGVFDMIRDLFATTKDAKERGYTKGRFSFNVKGGRCEACSGDGIIKIEMHFLPDVYVPCEVCEGKRYNRETLEVKYKDKSIYDVLDMTIEDAVDFFENVPSIRRKIETLNEVGLSYVKLGQPSTELSGGEAQRIKLATELSRRSTGKTIYILDEPTTGLHFADVHKLVNILHRLAEGGNTVVVIEHNLDVIKTADYIIDMGPEGGDRGGTVIAKGTPEEIVKVKKSYTGQYVKKYLEEK from the coding sequence ATGGCTGATAGTAAGTTAAAGAAAGAGATTGAAAGAGGCAGTTATAAGAACTGTATAAGGATAAAGGGCGCAAGAGAGCATAATCTTAAGGGAATAGACGTTGATATTCCAAGAGACAAGCTTGTTGTGCTTACCGGACTTTCAGGTTCGGGAAAGTCGAGTCTGGCATTTGATACAATATATGCAGAAGGTCAGAGAAGGTATATGGAATCACTGTCTTCATATGCAAGACAGTTCTTAGGACAGATGGAAAAGCCTGATGTTGACAGTATTGAAGGACTTTCACCGGCTATTTCTATAGACCAGAAGTCAACTAACAGGAATCCACGTTCTACAGTAGGAACTGTTACAGAGATATATGATTATTTCCGACTTCTCTATGCAAGAATTGGTATTCCTCACTGCCCAAAATGTGGACGCGAAATCAACAAACAGACAGTTGACCAGATGGTTGATGTTATTATGGCACTTCCTGAAAGAACTAAGATTCAGATTCTTGCACCTGTTGTCCGTGGACGAAAGGGTGAACATGTAAAGCTTTTTGAACAGGCAAAGAAGAGCGGATTTGTGCGTGTTATTGCTGATGGAAGCATGTACGAGCTTACAGACGAGATTAAGCTTGATAAGAATAAGAAGCATAATATTGAGATTGTTGTAGACAGACTTTCTGTAAGAGACGGAATCCAGAAACGACTTACAGATTCTATTGAGACAGCTCTTAAGCTTGCCGAAGGTCTTATGACAGTAGATGTTATTGATGGTGAGACACTTAATTTCAGCCAGAGCTTTTCCTGCCCAGACTGTGGTATAAGTATTGATGAGGTTGAGCCAAGAAGCTTTTCGTTCAACAATCCATTTGGCGCATGCCCGGACTGTTTCGGACTTGGTTATACAATGAAGTTTGATGCAGAGCTGCTTATACCGGATGAGAGTCTCAGCATTGATGAAGGCGCTATTGTCGGAATGGGATGGCAGTCATCTAAGGATGAGGGCAGCTTTAGCAGGGCGGTTCTTGATGCACTTGCAGAGGAATATGGATTTTCATTAAAGACACCATTCAAGGATTATCCTGATGATATTAAGGATATTATTATCAATGGTACTAAGGGACATTCTGTAAAGGTTAAATATAAAGGCCAGCGCGGAGAGGGTGTATATGATGTCGCATTTGAAGGTCTTATCAAGAATATGGAGAGAAGATACAGAGAGACATATTCTGATAATACCAAGCAGCAGTATGAGGAATTTATGAGAATAAGACCTTGTTCTGCCTGTCACGGACAGAGACTTAAGCCGTCTTCACTTGCTGTTACTATTGCAGATAAGAACATATATGAGATTACTAACATGTCTATTATAAAGCTTCAGGAATTCCTTGAGAATATGAAGCTATCAGAGAGACAGTTGTTTATTGGTGCAGAGATTCTTAAGGAAATCAAGGCGAGAATTAAGTTCCTTGTAGATGTAGGGCTTGATTATCTGGCTCTTTCGCGTGCTACAGGAACTCTGTCAGGCGGTGAAGCGCAGAGAATCAGGCTTGCTACACAGATTGGTTCAGGTCTTGTAGGAGTTGCTTATATTCTTGATGAGCCAAGTATCGGCCTTCACCAGAGGGATAATGACAAGCTGCTGGGAACTCTGACACATTTGCGCGATCTTGGTAACTCAGTTATTGTCGTTGAACATGATGAGGATACTATGTTTGCAGCCGATTATATTGTGGATATCGGACCAGGCGCAGGAAGAAATGGTGGAGAAGTTGTCGCAACAGGAACTGCTGCGGACATTATGGCGTGCAAGGACTCACTTACAGGCGCATATCTGTCAGGAAGAATCAAGATACCTGTACCGGCAGAGCGTAGAAAGCCTGCTGGCTGGATTAAGGTAAGAGGCGCAAGGGAGAATAATCTTAAGAATATTGATGTAGATATTCCGCTTGGAGTTGTCACATGCGTAACAGGTGTGTCAGGCTCAGGCAAGAGTTCACTTGTTAATGAGATTCTTTACAAGCACCTTGCAAAGTCGCTTAACAGGGCGAGATGTATTGCAGGCGACCATGATGGAATTGACGGAATAGAGCAGCTTGATAAGGTCATTAATATTGACCAGTCACCAATTGGACGAACACCAAGGTCTAATCCGGCAACCTATACAGGTGTATTTGACATGATAAGAGACCTGTTTGCAACGACTAAGGACGCGAAGGAACGAGGATATACGAAGGGTAGATTCAGCTTTAATGTTAAAGGTGGAAGATGTGAGGCATGCTCCGGTGACGGTATTATCAAGATAGAGATGCATTTCCTGCCGGATGTGTATGTTCCTTGTGAAGTCTGCGAGGGTAAGCGTTACAACAGAGAAACTCTTGAAGTTAAATACAAGGATAAGAGTATATATGATGTTCTTGACATGACTATTGAGGATGCAGTTGATTTCTTTGAAAATGTGCCAAGTATAAGAAGAAAGATTGAGACTCTCAACGAGGTTGGCTTGTCTTACGTCAAGCTTGGACAGCCATCAACTGAGCTTTCAGGTGGTGAGGCACAGAGAATCAAGCTTGCAACAGAGCTTTCAAGAAGAAGCACAGGAAAGACTATATATATTCTTGATGAGCCTACAACCGGTCTGCATTTTGCTGATGTCCACAAGCTTGTCAATATTCTTCACAGGCTTGCAGAGGGCGGCAACACTGTAGTTGTTATTGAACACAATCTTGATGTTATTAAGACAGCAGATTATATTATAGATATGGGACCGGAAGGCGGCGACCGCGGCGGAACTGTTATTGCCAAAGGAACACCAGAGGAGATTGTTAAGGTTAAGAAGTCTTATACCGGACAGTATGTTAAGAAGTATCTGGAAGAGAAGTAA
- the uvrB gene encoding excinuclease ABC subunit UvrB codes for MDRFVLHSDFKPMGDQPQAIEALTKGFEEGNQFETLVGVTGSGKTFTMANIIQNVQKPTLIISHNKTLAAQLYGEMKEFFPENAVEYFVSYYDYYQPEAYVPQSDTYIAKDSSINDEIDKLRHSATAALSERNDVIIVASVSCIYGLGAPVDYKNMVISLRPGMEKDRDDCIRKLIDIQYVRNDQDFKRGTFRVRGDVVEVYPSSSSGDAIRVEFFGDEVDRISEIDSLTGEVKGVLEHIAIFPNSHYVVEKEKMDAAIENIKAELAERVKYFKSEDKLLEAQRIEERTNFDIEMMQETGFCSGIENYSRHLAGLPAGCPPYTLMDYFPDDFLIIVDESHITIPQIRGMYAGDQSRKTTLVDYGFRLPSAKDNRPLNFSEFESKISQMLFVSATPSTYEAEHELMRTEQVIRPTGLLDPEITVKPIEGQIDDLISEINKETAKKNKVLVTTLTKRMAEDLTDYLKEAGIRVKYLHADIDTLERQKIIRDMRLDGFDVLVGINLLREGLDIPEISLVAILDADKEGFLRTETSLIQTIGRAARNAEGHVIMYADKITESMEKAISETERRRKIQQDYNDEHGITPQTIKKAVRDLISISKAAEPGDASGKLKVDYESMSIKELEKVKTQVEKNMRKAAAELNFEEAAQLRDKMIEINKYIYEGKKHG; via the coding sequence ATGGACAGATTTGTATTACATTCGGATTTTAAGCCTATGGGCGACCAGCCGCAGGCTATTGAAGCACTTACAAAGGGCTTTGAGGAAGGCAATCAGTTTGAGACTCTAGTTGGTGTAACTGGTTCTGGTAAAACATTTACAATGGCGAACATTATACAGAATGTTCAGAAACCTACACTTATTATAAGCCATAATAAGACACTGGCAGCGCAGTTGTATGGGGAGATGAAGGAGTTCTTTCCAGAGAATGCGGTTGAGTACTTTGTCTCCTATTATGATTATTACCAGCCAGAGGCCTATGTACCTCAGAGTGACACTTATATTGCGAAGGATTCATCTATTAATGATGAAATTGATAAATTAAGACATTCGGCAACAGCGGCACTTTCTGAAAGAAATGATGTTATTATCGTTGCTTCGGTTTCATGTATATATGGATTAGGTGCGCCGGTTGATTATAAGAACATGGTTATTTCACTTCGTCCGGGAATGGAGAAGGACAGGGATGATTGCATAAGAAAGCTTATTGATATCCAGTATGTAAGGAACGACCAGGATTTTAAGCGAGGAACCTTCAGGGTAAGAGGCGATGTTGTTGAAGTGTATCCTTCATCATCATCAGGTGATGCCATAAGAGTTGAATTCTTTGGTGATGAAGTGGACAGAATAAGTGAGATAGATTCCCTTACAGGCGAAGTTAAAGGCGTTCTTGAACATATTGCGATATTCCCTAACTCACATTATGTTGTTGAGAAGGAGAAGATGGACGCTGCTATTGAGAACATCAAGGCAGAGCTTGCCGAGAGAGTGAAGTATTTCAAGAGTGAGGATAAGCTTTTAGAGGCACAGAGAATTGAAGAGAGAACGAATTTTGATATAGAGATGATGCAGGAGACAGGCTTTTGTTCAGGAATAGAGAATTATTCAAGACATCTGGCAGGACTTCCGGCAGGGTGTCCTCCGTATACGCTGATGGATTATTTTCCAGATGATTTTCTTATTATTGTGGATGAGTCGCATATCACTATTCCGCAGATTCGAGGCATGTATGCCGGTGACCAGTCAAGAAAGACTACGCTTGTAGATTATGGCTTCAGACTGCCATCTGCGAAGGACAACAGACCGCTTAATTTCAGCGAGTTTGAGAGCAAGATTTCACAGATGCTTTTCGTATCAGCAACACCAAGCACATACGAGGCAGAGCATGAGCTTATGAGAACTGAGCAGGTTATCAGACCTACCGGACTTCTTGACCCGGAGATAACTGTTAAGCCGATTGAAGGACAGATTGATGACCTTATATCTGAGATTAACAAGGAAACTGCCAAGAAGAACAAGGTGCTTGTTACTACACTTACCAAGAGAATGGCGGAGGACCTTACTGATTATCTTAAAGAGGCAGGAATCCGGGTTAAATATCTTCATGCAGATATTGATACGCTTGAGCGTCAGAAGATTATAAGAGATATGCGTCTTGATGGTTTTGATGTTCTTGTCGGAATCAACCTGCTGCGAGAAGGTCTGGATATTCCTGAAATCAGCCTTGTTGCAATACTTGATGCTGATAAGGAAGGCTTCTTAAGAACAGAGACATCGCTTATACAGACGATTGGCCGGGCTGCGAGAAATGCAGAGGGACATGTTATCATGTATGCAGACAAGATTACTGAATCTATGGAAAAGGCTATTTCAGAGACTGAACGAAGAAGAAAGATTCAGCAGGATTATAATGATGAGCATGGAATTACTCCACAGACAATCAAGAAGGCAGTAAGAGATCTTATAAGCATAAGCAAGGCAGCGGAGCCGGGTGACGCTTCAGGAAAGCTTAAGGTTGATTATGAATCTATGAGCATCAAAGAGCTTGAGAAAGTTAAGACGCAGGTTGAGAAGAACATGCGTAAGGCAGCAGCAGAGCTTAACTTTGAGGAGGCTGCACAGCTTCGTGACAAGATGATTGAGATTAATAAATATATTTATGAAGGAAAGAAACATGGCTGA
- a CDS encoding S41 family peptidase, translated as MEYDNNRPFSSEGAAQERKRKHALGKGVIIGVVATLLVVILALSCVFMGLIRSGNLHIGIDGRIYVQDVGTSDNEGIGTKVEGKLNALDSLLGDGFYFDDVDDEKAADNIFKAYLAAYGDKYTVYYTPEEYKSMMESTSGSFYGIGAVCQKADDGSILISEAYEDAPAYKAGIRNGDKVTEVNGEDITGMDLSVAVALIKGEKGTDVNLTVMRNGEKLSFTVTRDKIDIKTVSSEVLENNIGYIYISQFDDVTTEQFKSAVDDLQKQGITGLVIDIRNNPGGVLKTVADMLDYILPNGLIVYTETKSGKRQEYSGSDNHELNIPMAVLVNGNSASASEIFAGAMQDYDKAQIIGTQTFGKGIVQTIRPLTDGSAVKYTIAKYFTPKGQDIHGKGVTPDSIVELPDDATEDVQLKAAVEYLNGKMSVSAAE; from the coding sequence ATGGAATATGATAATAACAGACCTTTTTCTTCGGAAGGGGCCGCACAGGAACGAAAGAGAAAACATGCTTTAGGCAAAGGCGTTATTATTGGTGTTGTGGCAACACTGCTGGTTGTGATACTGGCGTTGTCATGCGTATTCATGGGACTTATAAGAAGTGGTAATCTTCATATTGGAATTGACGGACGTATATATGTCCAGGATGTTGGAACAAGTGATAATGAAGGAATCGGAACTAAGGTTGAAGGTAAGCTGAATGCTTTGGATTCGCTGCTTGGAGATGGATTCTACTTTGATGATGTAGATGATGAAAAGGCTGCAGACAACATTTTTAAGGCATATCTTGCTGCATATGGTGATAAATATACTGTTTATTATACGCCTGAAGAATATAAGTCAATGATGGAGTCAACATCAGGTTCTTTCTATGGAATTGGTGCTGTATGCCAGAAGGCTGACGACGGTTCAATACTTATATCAGAGGCATATGAGGATGCACCGGCATATAAGGCTGGTATCAGAAATGGAGATAAGGTAACAGAGGTTAATGGTGAGGATATTACAGGAATGGACCTTTCTGTAGCAGTTGCCCTTATTAAGGGCGAGAAGGGTACAGATGTTAACCTTACTGTTATGAGAAATGGCGAGAAGCTGAGTTTCACAGTTACAAGAGACAAGATTGATATTAAGACTGTTTCATCAGAGGTGCTTGAGAATAATATAGGTTATATTTATATTTCGCAGTTTGATGATGTTACAACAGAGCAGTTTAAATCGGCTGTTGATGACCTTCAGAAGCAGGGAATTACAGGACTTGTAATTGATATAAGAAATAATCCTGGCGGAGTTCTTAAGACTGTGGCTGATATGCTAGATTATATTCTTCCGAACGGACTTATCGTGTATACAGAGACTAAGTCTGGTAAGAGACAGGAATATTCAGGTTCTGATAATCATGAGCTTAATATTCCGATGGCAGTTTTGGTAAATGGCAATAGTGCAAGTGCATCTGAGATATTTGCCGGTGCAATGCAGGATTATGATAAGGCACAGATAATCGGAACACAGACATTTGGTAAGGGTATTGTGCAGACAATCCGTCCGCTTACTGATGGAAGTGCAGTTAAGTATACAATTGCCAAATATTTTACTCCTAAGGGACAGGATATTCACGGCAAGGGAGTGACACCAGACAGTATTGTGGAGCTTCCGGATGATGCGACTGAAGATGTGCAGTTGAAGGCAGCAGTAGAGTATCTCAATGGGAAAATGAGTGTCAGCGCGGCAGAATAA
- a CDS encoding murein hydrolase activator EnvC family protein → MEKALFCNNLIKKITAALMIVMLLIPYCFAQVTFGDNKSDLKNAQNQQNDIQNKKKETEDKIAQLKAQSSDLTSLIQGLDAQMGELSASLDDINTQIATLEAEIEETQAQLEQAEADKESQYEAMKLRIQFMYEHNDYTYVEVLLSSQSMADMLNKFEYINKISEYDRQMLEEYQSTINLISSSKVKLEEDKETLTASQEALQAQVDALEVVQNEKNAQLNALSKNTADQVAYKKQLEADEKKLDAEIASITAKIKAEEASGVTPSNRYDGGTFKWPTTSTRITSPYGDTSDRTSPHKGVDIGAVRAGVSGDPVYAAYDGKVVIAHRQSEGYSTAGNYVMIYHGNGLYTRYLHLDSLNVTVGAQVTKGQKLGVMGNTGNSFGAHLHFDVRLNDSYVNPMPYFK, encoded by the coding sequence CTCATGATTGTAATGCTGCTTATACCGTATTGTTTTGCACAGGTTACATTTGGAGATAATAAATCGGATCTGAAGAATGCCCAGAACCAGCAGAATGATATACAGAATAAAAAGAAAGAAACAGAAGACAAGATTGCTCAGCTTAAGGCACAGAGTTCAGACCTTACATCTCTTATTCAGGGACTGGATGCCCAGATGGGAGAATTGTCAGCGTCATTAGATGATATTAATACCCAGATTGCAACATTAGAGGCTGAGATTGAGGAGACACAGGCACAGCTTGAGCAGGCTGAGGCTGATAAGGAAAGCCAGTATGAGGCTATGAAGCTTCGAATCCAGTTTATGTATGAGCATAATGATTATACATATGTTGAAGTGCTTTTATCATCACAGAGTATGGCGGATATGCTTAATAAATTTGAGTATATTAATAAGATATCAGAGTATGACAGACAGATGCTTGAGGAATATCAGTCAACGATTAATCTTATATCATCTTCTAAAGTAAAGCTTGAAGAAGATAAAGAGACTCTGACTGCCAGTCAGGAGGCACTTCAGGCACAGGTTGATGCACTTGAGGTTGTCCAGAATGAGAAGAATGCCCAGCTTAATGCTTTGAGTAAGAATACGGCTGATCAGGTGGCTTATAAGAAACAGCTCGAAGCTGACGAGAAGAAGCTCGATGCAGAGATTGCTTCTATAACAGCCAAGATTAAGGCAGAGGAAGCAAGCGGAGTTACTCCGTCTAACAGATATGATGGCGGAACTTTCAAATGGCCAACAACAAGTACAAGAATAACTTCTCCATACGGAGATACATCTGACAGAACTTCACCGCATAAAGGTGTGGATATTGGAGCGGTCAGGGCAGGAGTTTCAGGTGATCCTGTATATGCAGCTTATGACGGTAAAGTTGTTATTGCACACAGACAGAGCGAGGGTTACTCAACAGCGGGTAATTATGTGATGATTTATCATGGTAATGGACTGTATACGAGATACCTGCATCTTGATAGTTTAAATGTAACAGTAGGAGCCCAGGTGACGAAAGGACAGAAGCTTGGTGTTATGGGTAATACGGGTAATTCATTTGGCGCACATCTGCATTTTGATGTAAGGCTCAATGATTCATATGTTAATCCTATGCCATATTTTAAATAA